From Kineosporia succinea, the proteins below share one genomic window:
- a CDS encoding Lrp/AsnC family transcriptional regulator, whose amino-acid sequence MEIDELDRQLTHALRINGRAGYREIGAVLGVSDQTVARRYRRLRAEAGLRVVALPNPVELGHETWLIRVRTTADAAMPIAGALARRPDTGWVSIASGGTEVACTVRVPASGDRESLLLQKLPRSPRVTSVSAHCVVHQFVGGAVGPDLHDDALSAGQVAALRPVVDAARSAVSLTPADEPLLQALAGDGRLSYADLAAVTGLPESTTRRRVQELLESRALYTDVEIETELYGFRAPVLLWLTVAPSRLAAVGEALREHEEIMFAAATTGPTNVQALAVCRDMPALYRYLTGKLGTLEGVERIESEPLLRHIKQIGTVR is encoded by the coding sequence GTGGAAATCGACGAGCTCGACCGGCAGCTGACGCATGCGCTGCGGATCAACGGCCGGGCCGGTTACCGGGAGATCGGTGCGGTGCTCGGCGTCTCCGACCAGACGGTCGCCCGGCGCTACCGGCGGTTGCGCGCCGAGGCCGGCCTGCGGGTGGTCGCGCTGCCCAACCCGGTCGAGCTGGGCCACGAGACGTGGCTGATCCGGGTGCGCACGACGGCGGACGCGGCGATGCCGATCGCGGGTGCGCTGGCCCGCCGTCCGGACACCGGGTGGGTGTCGATCGCGTCGGGCGGTACCGAGGTCGCCTGCACCGTGCGGGTTCCGGCGTCCGGCGACCGGGAGAGCCTGCTGCTGCAGAAGCTGCCCCGGTCCCCGCGGGTGACGTCGGTCAGTGCGCACTGCGTGGTGCACCAGTTCGTCGGCGGGGCGGTCGGGCCGGACCTGCACGACGACGCGCTGAGCGCCGGGCAGGTCGCCGCGCTCCGCCCGGTCGTCGATGCTGCCCGGTCGGCGGTGAGCCTGACGCCGGCCGACGAGCCGCTGCTGCAGGCTCTCGCCGGGGACGGGCGGCTCAGCTACGCGGATCTCGCGGCGGTGACGGGCCTGCCGGAGTCGACCACGCGCCGCCGGGTGCAGGAGCTGCTCGAGTCCCGGGCCCTCTACACCGACGTGGAGATCGAGACCGAGCTGTACGGATTCCGCGCCCCGGTGCTGCTGTGGCTGACCGTGGCCCCGTCCCGGCTGGCGGCGGTCGGGGAGGCGCTGCGCGAGCACGAGGAGATCATGTTCGCGGCGGCCACCACCGGGCCGACGAACGTGCAGGCCCTCGCGGTCTGCCGGGACATGCCGGCGCTGTACCGCTACCTGACCGGGAAGCTGGGCACGCTCGAGGGCGTGGAACGGATCGAGTCCGAGCCCCTGCTGCGCCACATCAAGCAGATCGGCACCGTGCGCTGA
- a CDS encoding SanA/YdcF family protein: protein MSILLTCLVSAPWAWTVLTATGHRHDLADAPAADVVLVLGTAVAPDGLPENRLEGRLATAAELVKSGRARVVLVSGDGNGDSGDEPAAMTSYLTEHLGVDPARVVADPSGLDTYDSCIRARDVYDVRTALVVTQPYHLSRAVTLCRTLGIDTEGVEARCDNCGTALMMVKQAREYVACSKAAWDVITRRDPYVGSPASPEVTDALQS, encoded by the coding sequence GTGAGCATCCTGCTGACCTGCCTGGTCAGCGCCCCCTGGGCCTGGACGGTGCTCACGGCGACCGGGCACCGGCACGACCTCGCCGACGCCCCGGCCGCTGACGTGGTGCTCGTCCTGGGCACCGCCGTTGCCCCCGACGGCCTTCCCGAGAACCGGCTGGAAGGCCGTCTCGCCACGGCCGCCGAACTGGTGAAGTCCGGCCGGGCCCGCGTCGTCCTGGTCTCCGGCGACGGCAACGGCGACTCGGGCGACGAGCCCGCGGCGATGACCTCGTACCTGACCGAGCACCTGGGAGTCGACCCGGCCCGCGTCGTCGCCGACCCGTCCGGCCTGGACACCTACGACTCGTGCATCCGCGCCCGCGACGTCTACGACGTGCGCACGGCCCTCGTCGTCACCCAGCCCTACCACCTCTCCCGAGCCGTGACCCTCTGCCGCACCCTGGGCATCGACACCGAGGGCGTCGAGGCCCGGTGCGACAACTGCGGCACGGCCCTGATGATGGTGAAGCAGGCCCGCGAGTACGTCGCCTGCTCCAAGGCGGCCTGGGACGTGATCACCCGCCGCGACCCGTACGTCGGCTCGCCCGCCTCGCCGGAGGTCACCGACGCCCTGCAGTCCTGA
- a CDS encoding MFS transporter, whose amino-acid sequence MRKWSPLIAVCLGTFLLLVDVLIVVVALPAIADDFHADYADLQWVVDGYALSLAALVLGAGSLADRFGRRRTYLVGIVIFAISSLLCALAPDAQALVAARILQGLGGAAMFACTAALLNVTYEGRDRGVAFGIWGAVNGAAAAVGPLAGGLLTEHLGWRWVFLVNLPICLVAIWFTARGVSESRAPGGARLDLPGTISFTVAAAAVTYGLIRAGDSGWTDGVALTAFATGLIALTLFLIAETRSTHPMLDLNLFRRTPFTVLIVAAFLTHAAAFGYLPYSTVWLQQTLGNGPVKAGLYGALPMAAAALVVGAAAGRSLQRLAARWSVGLGLLLIAAGNLAQARITADSTGAILIPGLILVGLGVGCVLPTNASAVLADVPRERSGMAGGALNTFRQLGIALGVAIFGTVFTDRVTDGNGSPAAFADGLNATLLLASATALVAGLLVLVLLRDQTPAPAAQPGQTTPKRTSSLPL is encoded by the coding sequence ATGCGCAAATGGTCACCACTGATCGCCGTCTGCCTCGGCACCTTCCTGCTGCTGGTCGACGTCCTCATCGTCGTCGTCGCCCTGCCCGCCATCGCCGACGACTTCCACGCCGACTACGCCGACCTGCAGTGGGTCGTCGACGGATACGCCCTGTCCCTGGCCGCCCTGGTGCTCGGCGCCGGCTCGCTCGCCGACCGCTTCGGGCGCCGCCGCACCTACCTCGTCGGCATCGTCATCTTCGCGATCTCCTCACTGCTGTGCGCCCTCGCCCCGGACGCCCAGGCCCTCGTCGCCGCGCGCATCCTCCAGGGCCTCGGCGGCGCGGCCATGTTCGCGTGCACCGCCGCCCTGCTCAACGTCACCTACGAAGGCCGCGACCGCGGCGTCGCGTTCGGCATCTGGGGCGCGGTCAACGGCGCCGCCGCCGCGGTCGGCCCGCTCGCCGGCGGCCTGCTCACCGAGCACCTGGGCTGGCGCTGGGTGTTCCTGGTCAACCTGCCGATCTGCCTGGTCGCGATCTGGTTCACGGCGCGCGGGGTCAGCGAGTCCCGGGCCCCCGGCGGCGCCCGCCTCGACCTGCCCGGCACCATCAGCTTCACCGTGGCCGCGGCCGCCGTGACCTACGGCCTGATCCGCGCCGGCGACAGCGGCTGGACCGACGGCGTCGCCCTGACCGCGTTCGCCACCGGCCTGATCGCCCTGACCCTGTTCCTGATCGCCGAAACCCGTTCCACCCACCCGATGCTCGACCTCAACCTGTTCCGCCGCACCCCGTTCACCGTACTGATCGTCGCCGCGTTCCTCACCCACGCCGCCGCGTTCGGCTACCTCCCCTACAGCACCGTCTGGCTGCAGCAGACCCTCGGCAACGGCCCCGTCAAGGCCGGCCTGTACGGCGCACTCCCGATGGCCGCCGCCGCCCTCGTCGTCGGCGCGGCCGCCGGCCGGTCCCTGCAGCGCCTCGCCGCCCGCTGGAGCGTCGGCCTCGGCCTCCTGCTCATCGCCGCCGGCAACCTGGCACAGGCCCGCATCACCGCCGACAGCACCGGCGCGATCCTGATCCCCGGCCTGATCCTCGTCGGCCTCGGCGTCGGCTGCGTCCTGCCCACCAACGCCTCCGCCGTGCTGGCCGACGTGCCCCGCGAACGCAGCGGCATGGCCGGTGGAGCCCTCAACACGTTCCGCCAGCTGGGAATCGCGCTCGGCGTGGCCATTTTCGGGACCGTCTTCACCGACCGGGTCACGGACGGGAACGGCTCACCGGCCGCGTTCGCCGACGGGCTCAACGCCACGCTGCTGCTGGCCTCGGCGACCGCCCTGGTCGCCGGGCTCCTCGTACTCGTCCTGCTCCGCGACCAGACCCCAGCACCGGCGGCACAGCCCGGTCAAACCACCCCGAAACGGACCTCTAGCCTGCCTCTGTGA